The sequence below is a genomic window from Bombus fervidus isolate BK054 chromosome 2, iyBomFerv1, whole genome shotgun sequence.
TATggtacaatatttaaataaaacgaactCGATCTCTATATCGGATCAAATGAAAGATCAAAAGTCACTGTTCATAATCGACAGAAGACTCTATTACTATAATAATCGCagtcatattgaaatacatGTTAggacatttaattaaaacaaaaccAAGCCCTGCGTTACGACTAAAAGATCAAAGTTCGATACTTTCAATCAACGGAAGACTGTGTCTTTTATGCCGCGAGATTGAGTGCGATTAGAAAATCGCAGCTCAAAgctattttataaaactattGTCAACAGAATCCTGCGTTCTAAATAATTCTGAATCTCGACCAGTCATAGAATACATTGACCAGACAACCTCGATTCACCGTCTTACTACTCCTATTCCAAAAACAAGAGAAGCTGTCTCGCTCGGCGAGCTCCCACGAAAATAGAGGAATTCTCTTAATTCCCTTGATCCAAAGAAAGCTGAAGGCTTACCGGTGGCGGTTCGGTAGTGGAGTACACCTCGCTGGGTGCGTAATTGCTATGAGGCGGATGAGGCATCTTCTCCGAGACGACGGCAACAGTTGCCAAGGAATCCGGCTGTTCCTTTTCCATCTTCCCTGGTACctttatcttcttcttccaaAGGCACTGATTGACTAAATGATTCTGACTACGACCGATACCTTTCTTGCTGTACGTGGTATCTCGAAAAATCCTCTCTCTTCTCCTCGATCGACGAGAACACTTCGATGTCGATCGCTCGGCGAATCGACGAGCAGTGAGCGGCCAGCACCGTCTGACACCGCTAGCTTAGGGTTACCCCCACCAGCTGTTGAAGCTGCTGAACCTTCTGGTACACCTTTCCGATGGGTATGTCTTCTGGTACCAAGGTGTACCTCAGCGTGTTCTCGTTGTCGGACTTTCTAAACAGCTCCAGCGTGTACCTGTACGTTCGTGGGCGAGACCGAAATATCAATACGTGTGCATATGCGAGTGTGAGCAAGCGTGCATATGCGTGAATATTCCGTATATATGAGCGCAAACATCATGTGTGTATGTGCGTGAATGTAACGTACGTGTCCGAAGCTATCCCACCATGGATCGCTCTAGGTTGGTATCGCCGTGTGGGGATCAACGTTCGAACGCCAAGTTTTGCAATGTTTTTCTCGTCCCCTGCCCTCCACCTGCTGCTGCTGCACTCCTCCGCCCCCACCTTCAGCTGGCTGGCTCGTATTCCGTTTTTCCCCAGCTTTGGCCAAATTGCATCAACCTGACGGACGAGCCCTGGAACGGAGACGGGACTGTTTTTGAATGTGGAACTCTCACTGGTTGGACTTTTAAAGGACATATGGTTATTTAGCGCGCGTGCGTGTGCGAGCTGCATGCGAGGTAGCTTGTTTCGCCGGGCAGGAGAAGCGTAATTGGAAAGGCGCTGCCGGTTTTCGGGAAAGgcgattaaacattttctctTTACTGAGATGTAAATCGCGGTCGCGTGATAGCAGCGCGTAAAGCAGATGTTGCGAATGTCTAGCAGACTACATCAGATACATTacatttgttagaaataatatCGTCTTACCGTTATACTTATTGTTACTTGAACGCCTTAGAAGCGAAATTGACCAACTCGACTTTTTGCTGATTTCCTAATTTCGCTATACCAGTGGACGACTAATGTCGAATTCACGAGAAACAAATTTCATAGATTCGCTTATCGCAAGAAGATAGCATAAATCAGGAATAATAAATCctaatgtaaatttataaaacaatgcTTGTGGCATCGTCACTTTCTTGTATCTtgatttatgcatttatgttTGACGATTGATGATTTATAAACGGCGCGCTTATTGCAGAATGATAAGTGCGActgtaattaattagtaacATGATCGTAGAATCTTgaatatgttattattatagaCGCAaggtgaaaagaaagaatataataatttataaaataaaaagctcCATCGCAGAGTCTTCTATCGATTAATGTAAGATTCATGATCTTTTATGTAGTTTATTGATATAAACATTGATGTAAAtgtactataaatatatatactatactatatctttttttaattattcatttcgTTATTTGTAAAATGATCTGATcgtaattaacaaagtatttATGGAATATCCGTACACATACAcatatgttataaataatatatatatcatataagaAAAAACATATTACTTGGTAAGATATAGAATAATAAGCTCTCTGGCTGATTGCGATTAAACTAAGTGTATAATATGGTTTGTTCATGAAATATGAATGGCTAAAACAGAGTATAAGAGAACATACGAACATCTGTGTTACGTGTTACATCAATCCTCACAATGTGTACTGCTTGATGATATTTAACAAAACTTTCTTATCTTAACGCAGTTGTAATACCAATTATACaactattttctttctcctaccacagcaaaaataatatttttatatatataaataccaCTAACACTTTACGTTAATATTACACgtacgaatatttatatttatacgaattacataaaatgaaacatgtcttttatattgttaacttaaagcaatgtaaaatttatcatCGTACATTGTCAAATATAAAGTGAAAGGTTCTGTTcctattgtaaaataatttctatcttacttttatatttttgcacatCTAAGTTTAATTATCGCGTTCAGCAGCTGTTGAATCGTTATTTAACgtgaaggagagagagagagagaaattatGTAAAGAATCACGTTCGAATCAACGCTGTTCATTCACTGACTCGCAAATCGTAACGCATCGCGTGCACCTTGCAGTAGCTTACATTTTCTTCCATGGCAATCGCGAACAAGATATCCTTGCTGACGCGGCGAATCGCTAAATTCATG
It includes:
- the LOC141445962 gene encoding uncharacterized protein, encoding MEKSLIGLVRQVDAIWPKLGKNGIRASQLKVGAEECSSSRWRAGDEKNIAKLGVRTLIPTRRYQPRAIHGGIASDTYTLELFRKSDNENTLRYTLVPEDIPIGKVYQKVQQLQQLVGVTLS